A genomic region of Gemmata massiliana contains the following coding sequences:
- a CDS encoding BatD family protein yields MRFIVSLLLFAAPVTAADPPARTKVELAPKDGVWVGQRVTLTITLYTPDLFAGVPSFDIPPIPGAVVLPPNGSIVGSETIGDTSFTTQRHEFAVYAQRPGTVQIPAFTVRFESNAGFGKPVVQRQVTTESASFTAKIPPGAEGLGTVIAARDLKVTDDWKPNSKALKVGDALTRTFTVTADGVPGMVFPPFRLDEIDELAAYPKEPVVNDRTERGALTGLRTETVTYVCKEAGTVTVPDRTLTWFDLGTNELKTVKLPGKTFTVAAVPAPVPEPTTTSTASNARGRWWRWGAALVGVVALGGFLAVRLWSWGTRRYAAWSVSESAYFARFQRACRSHDAHAVFVALEQWLDWFGFTSLAEFEHRVADPELSRAIADLTSRVYVRPGAGAPGSWDAHQLFARIKLARRTLRPSTTRPGARALPPLNPVG; encoded by the coding sequence GTGAGGTTCATTGTCTCGCTCCTGTTGTTCGCCGCGCCCGTAACGGCCGCCGACCCACCCGCGCGCACGAAGGTGGAGCTGGCACCAAAAGACGGCGTGTGGGTCGGTCAGCGGGTCACGCTGACGATCACGCTTTACACCCCCGATCTGTTCGCCGGCGTGCCGTCGTTCGATATACCGCCGATCCCAGGGGCGGTCGTGCTGCCTCCAAATGGCTCTATCGTCGGTTCGGAAACGATCGGTGACACGAGTTTCACCACTCAGCGCCACGAGTTCGCCGTTTACGCACAGCGACCGGGAACCGTCCAGATCCCGGCGTTCACGGTCCGGTTCGAGTCGAACGCCGGATTCGGCAAGCCCGTTGTTCAACGACAAGTCACCACGGAGAGCGCGTCATTCACTGCGAAGATTCCTCCGGGCGCGGAGGGACTCGGGACCGTGATCGCCGCGCGCGATCTCAAAGTGACAGATGATTGGAAGCCGAACTCGAAGGCGCTGAAAGTCGGTGACGCGCTCACGCGGACGTTCACTGTGACCGCGGACGGCGTGCCCGGGATGGTGTTCCCTCCGTTCCGGCTCGACGAGATCGACGAACTGGCCGCGTACCCCAAAGAGCCGGTCGTCAACGATCGCACCGAGCGCGGCGCACTAACGGGCCTGCGCACCGAAACCGTTACCTACGTGTGCAAAGAAGCCGGTACCGTGACCGTCCCGGACCGAACACTGACGTGGTTCGATCTCGGTACCAACGAACTGAAAACCGTGAAGTTGCCCGGCAAGACGTTCACGGTCGCGGCCGTTCCAGCACCCGTGCCCGAGCCAACCACAACTTCCACTGCCTCAAATGCACGCGGCCGGTGGTGGCGTTGGGGGGCTGCGCTCGTTGGGGTGGTCGCGCTAGGCGGGTTTCTGGCCGTGCGTCTGTGGTCGTGGGGTACCCGACGCTACGCCGCGTGGAGCGTGTCCGAATCGGCCTATTTCGCCCGATTTCAACGCGCCTGTCGGTCTCACGACGCACACGCTGTGTTCGTGGCCCTGGAACAATGGCTCGATTGGTTCGGATTCACGTCCCTCGCCGAATTCGAGCACCGAGTCGCCGATCCCGAACTGTCCCGCGCGATTGCGGACCTGACAAGTCGCGTCTATGTTCGCCCGGGTGCGGGCGCTCCCGGATCGTGGGACGCGCATCAGCTATTCGCCCGCATCAAACTTGCCCGTCGTACACTGCGCCCCTCAACGACCCGGCCCGGGGCGCGGGCACTGCCGCCATTGAACCCGGTCGGGTGA
- a CDS encoding SpoIIE family protein phosphatase, which translates to MNPIVPAPPTTAPVAHGLSFRTKLVLGVCGLVLLTGAVVLWLAHRSTRTSTEALTGAVFREVSARAATHTHAFVLRAAPVVESLVQLADNGLAVTDHDRIAAQLLAVLRANPGLSWVSYGDEAGTFTGAYRTPEGTLRINHSRIVAGKTKLVEYDVLPSGGRKVFKTDDDSGYDPRTRPFYVRAKALGRLVWLPPYVFYNQGVPGISCADPVKDGTGAVRGVLSVDFDLNALSDFVSGLSVSAHSHVFLFTADGSLLAHPDHRGVGASGARDSGKILTLADVGDPLVDAYRANLRPEYLTAAAGDDFHRFEFRHADTDYLGSVTTFRVGDDLVWAVAVVAPKSDFVGDVWRTQVFALVAAALAVLAAVVLAFALANIVSRPVSALIGFMQRVGGGDLEAKAEFGGSREFRQLADALNRMIADLRDRLRLRHSLGIAMEVQQRLLPTAAPVVRGLDVAGHSTYCDETGGDYYDFLVLDKAAPNAVLVALGDVMGHGVAAALVMAGVRAVLRDRAVVAGDLADLMGRLNRLISADHGGDRFMTMHLSVIDSKTGTMRWVSAGHDPVIVYDPADGSFAEVGEGDLPLGVMDDTQYREQTSAAFPPGRILFIGTDGVWEMPNATGEQFGKDRLRDVIRASAAGSADSIAAAVREHLTTFRGDAKSVDDVTFVVIKMGPPVGAE; encoded by the coding sequence ATGAACCCGATCGTACCCGCGCCGCCGACCACCGCGCCCGTGGCGCACGGGCTGAGCTTCCGCACGAAGTTGGTGCTGGGCGTGTGCGGGCTGGTGCTGCTCACGGGTGCCGTGGTTCTGTGGCTCGCGCACCGCAGCACGCGAACCAGCACCGAGGCTCTTACCGGTGCGGTGTTCCGGGAAGTCAGCGCGCGGGCCGCGACGCACACGCACGCATTCGTACTGCGGGCGGCGCCGGTCGTCGAATCGCTCGTGCAACTCGCCGATAACGGACTCGCGGTAACCGACCACGACCGCATCGCCGCGCAACTGCTCGCGGTTCTGCGTGCGAACCCCGGTCTGAGTTGGGTTAGCTACGGCGACGAGGCCGGGACGTTTACAGGTGCATATCGAACTCCGGAGGGTACACTCCGCATCAACCACAGCCGGATCGTGGCCGGGAAGACGAAACTCGTCGAGTACGACGTGCTACCGAGTGGCGGCCGGAAGGTGTTCAAGACTGACGACGACAGCGGGTACGACCCGCGGACGCGCCCGTTCTACGTTCGGGCGAAGGCGCTGGGGCGGTTGGTGTGGCTCCCGCCGTATGTGTTTTACAACCAGGGCGTCCCCGGTATCTCGTGCGCGGACCCGGTGAAAGACGGCACGGGCGCGGTTCGCGGCGTGCTGAGCGTGGACTTCGACCTGAACGCGCTCTCGGATTTCGTCTCCGGGCTGTCGGTGAGCGCCCACTCGCACGTGTTCCTCTTCACCGCGGATGGGAGCCTGCTCGCGCACCCGGACCACCGGGGCGTGGGAGCGTCCGGGGCGCGCGACAGCGGGAAGATCCTGACCCTCGCGGACGTCGGCGACCCGCTCGTCGATGCGTACCGTGCGAATCTTCGGCCCGAATACCTCACCGCTGCGGCTGGTGACGATTTCCACCGTTTCGAGTTCCGCCACGCGGACACGGACTACCTCGGATCGGTCACGACTTTCCGGGTCGGCGACGATCTGGTCTGGGCCGTCGCGGTGGTCGCGCCGAAGTCCGATTTCGTGGGTGACGTGTGGCGCACGCAGGTGTTCGCGCTCGTCGCGGCCGCGCTCGCGGTGCTGGCCGCCGTCGTGCTCGCGTTCGCACTGGCGAACATCGTGTCGCGCCCGGTGTCCGCCCTCATCGGGTTCATGCAACGAGTTGGTGGAGGCGACCTGGAAGCGAAAGCCGAGTTCGGTGGGAGTCGCGAGTTTCGGCAACTGGCCGATGCGCTCAACCGAATGATTGCGGATCTGCGGGACCGACTCCGGCTCCGGCACTCGCTCGGGATCGCGATGGAGGTGCAACAGCGCCTACTCCCCACCGCGGCGCCCGTTGTACGCGGGCTCGATGTGGCCGGGCACAGCACGTACTGCGACGAGACCGGCGGCGACTACTACGACTTCCTTGTGTTGGATAAGGCCGCGCCAAACGCGGTACTCGTCGCGCTGGGGGACGTGATGGGCCACGGGGTCGCTGCGGCGCTCGTGATGGCCGGGGTGCGTGCGGTTCTGCGCGACCGGGCAGTCGTCGCGGGGGATCTCGCGGACCTGATGGGCCGGCTCAACCGCCTCATTTCGGCCGACCACGGCGGCGACCGGTTCATGACGATGCACCTCTCGGTGATCGACTCGAAAACCGGTACGATGCGCTGGGTGAGCGCGGGGCACGACCCGGTAATCGTCTACGACCCGGCCGACGGGAGCTTCGCCGAAGTGGGCGAGGGCGATCTGCCGCTCGGCGTGATGGACGACACGCAGTACCGCGAACAAACGTCCGCCGCGTTCCCGCCCGGTCGGATTCTCTTCATCGGAACCGACGGCGTTTGGGAAATGCCCAACGCGACCGGCGAGCAGTTCGGAAAGGACCGGCTGCGCGACGTGATTCGCGCGTCGGCCGCTGGATCGGCTGATAGCATCGCCGCGGCCGTTCGAGAACACCTCACGACGTTCCGCGGAGACGCCAAGTCGGTCGACGACGTGACCTTCGTCGTCATCAAAATGGGACCGCCGGTCGGGGCTGAGTGA
- a CDS encoding DUF1559 domain-containing protein has product MPLSFRRSKRGFTLIELLVVIAIIAILIGLLLPAVQKVREAAARMKCQNNLKQLGLACHGFHDATGVVPPSRSAGGGFPKLGVPAGAYQGALVWILPYIEQDNIRKAYDIKLHFGHANNRTAVTTKVNVFNCPSTPNSERVAVSWTHGGFTIDNAAVTDYSVINRVSADLVSSFPNNVDAYTDSTAWGPFSYNTGSTYRVMTWSSVTDGLSNTLFYVEDAGRPNGWRANRRLSSTGATVPGAAWCDEASEFGFQGCTPPNDTRPGLQAMNCTNNGEPYAFHTGGISVGLCDGSVRFLRESMDIRMFARMVTAQAGEVNGND; this is encoded by the coding sequence ATGCCCCTCTCCTTCCGTCGCTCGAAGCGCGGATTCACGCTCATCGAGCTGCTCGTCGTTATTGCCATCATCGCGATTTTGATCGGGCTCCTTCTGCCCGCGGTTCAGAAGGTGCGCGAGGCCGCCGCGCGCATGAAGTGCCAGAACAACCTCAAACAACTCGGGCTCGCGTGCCACGGGTTCCACGACGCAACGGGTGTCGTCCCGCCGTCGCGGTCCGCCGGCGGCGGGTTCCCGAAACTCGGCGTCCCCGCCGGGGCGTACCAGGGCGCGCTGGTGTGGATTCTGCCCTACATCGAGCAGGACAACATTCGGAAGGCCTACGACATCAAGCTCCACTTCGGGCACGCGAACAACCGCACCGCGGTTACGACCAAGGTGAACGTGTTCAACTGCCCGTCGACCCCGAACTCGGAGCGCGTCGCGGTGAGTTGGACCCACGGCGGGTTCACGATCGACAACGCGGCCGTGACCGACTACTCGGTCATCAACCGGGTGTCCGCCGACCTGGTCAGCAGCTTCCCCAACAACGTGGACGCCTACACCGACTCGACCGCCTGGGGGCCGTTCTCGTACAACACCGGCTCGACGTACCGGGTCATGACCTGGTCGAGCGTAACGGACGGGCTGTCGAACACGCTCTTCTACGTCGAGGACGCGGGCCGGCCGAACGGGTGGCGCGCGAACCGGCGTCTCAGCTCCACCGGGGCCACGGTGCCCGGGGCCGCGTGGTGCGACGAGGCGTCCGAGTTCGGGTTCCAGGGGTGCACGCCCCCGAACGACACGCGCCCGGGCCTCCAGGCGATGAACTGCACGAACAACGGTGAACCGTATGCGTTCCACACCGGCGGGATCAGCGTCGGCCTGTGCGACGGCTCGGTGCGGTTCCTGCGCGAGAGCATGGATATTCGCATGTTCGCCCGGATGGTGACCGCTCAGGCCGGCGAAGTAAACGGGAACGATTGA
- a CDS encoding SgcJ/EcaC family oxidoreductase, with translation MKRHRMILGLVAAAGAAVLVSGGRAPSLTNIPAAQPEKAAAQPAKADGAEAGIKKITAEYAKAFNAADAKAASALWTDEGEYVGADDETVTGRAAIEKSLAEFFKEHPKATADVQVESIRLIGRGTASAEGVVRLKLPGTESAVESRYTALHVLEDGVWRAASVREWVPDPATEVTPQHLEWLVGEWTAKGEGGELKLTYAWDENKVFITGKYAITKDGKTVSSGTQVIGRNPAGGLRSWMFDSSGTTSDAVWVRDGKRWINEATGVIPDGTEISSVNVLIPLGPDSFTWQTTDREADDVPLPALPPVKVTRVKK, from the coding sequence ATGAAACGGCACCGAATGATTCTGGGTCTGGTCGCCGCGGCCGGCGCCGCCGTGCTTGTCAGTGGCGGGCGCGCCCCGTCGCTCACGAACATACCGGCGGCGCAACCGGAAAAGGCCGCGGCCCAACCCGCGAAGGCGGACGGCGCGGAGGCCGGGATCAAGAAGATCACCGCCGAGTACGCGAAGGCGTTCAACGCGGCCGACGCCAAGGCCGCGTCCGCGCTCTGGACGGACGAGGGCGAGTACGTGGGGGCCGATGACGAGACCGTGACGGGGCGCGCGGCGATCGAAAAGAGCCTCGCCGAGTTCTTCAAGGAGCACCCCAAGGCGACCGCCGACGTTCAGGTCGAATCGATTCGGCTCATCGGGCGCGGGACCGCGTCGGCCGAGGGCGTGGTGCGGCTGAAGTTGCCGGGCACCGAGTCGGCGGTTGAGTCGCGGTACACCGCGCTCCACGTGCTGGAAGACGGCGTGTGGCGCGCCGCGTCGGTGCGCGAGTGGGTGCCGGACCCCGCAACCGAAGTTACCCCCCAACATCTCGAATGGCTCGTCGGCGAATGGACCGCGAAGGGCGAGGGCGGGGAGCTGAAACTGACGTATGCGTGGGACGAAAACAAGGTATTCATCACCGGCAAATACGCGATCACGAAGGACGGCAAAACGGTGTCGTCTGGCACGCAGGTGATCGGGCGGAACCCGGCCGGCGGGCTGCGCTCGTGGATGTTCGACAGTTCCGGGACCACGAGCGACGCCGTCTGGGTTCGTGACGGCAAGCGCTGGATCAACGAAGCAACGGGCGTGATCCCGGACGGAACGGAGATCAGCTCCGTCAACGTCCTCATCCCGCTCGGCCCCGACTCGTTCACCTGGCAGACTACGGACCGGGAGGCCGACGACGTCCCGCTCCCGGCACTCCCGCCGGTCAAGGTCACGCGCGTCAAGAAGTAA